The segment CCTTCTCCCATCGACATGGCCAGCCTCGATCTTCTCCTCAAGCTAGGGTTTCGCTTCAACCCGTCTCAGGAGGAGGTCATCACCTACTACCTGCCACGGCTCATCGCCGGCCACCCGCCCAAGGACACCGAGGGGTACATCCACCGCGCTGACGTCTACGGCGCCGACGAGCCCAGGGACCTCGCCGGCAAGTACGCGCCCGTGGCGAGGAGCCCCAATGGCGACCGGTTCTTCTTCACCGGTTGCAAGCGGGTCAAAGGGAAGTTCTCCCGCTCCGCCGGGGGTGGCACCTGGGTCTCGCAGTCCAGCAAGGATCTCAAGAACAGGGAGGGGATCAAGATCGGCGAGGTCAAGAACTTCCGCTTCAAGAAAGGTGGCAACAACACGGATTGGTTGATGGAGGAGTATCACCTCTGCGGGAAAGAAGCCGGTGGTGTCGTCGAGCCCGTCGTCTGCCGGATTTACGTCTCCCCGAGGGCGGCTCCTGATTCGGTGGCGCACCAAGAATCagccgccctgccgccgcctcaaGAACTCGTGCCGCCGCCCCAAGaactcgcgccgccgccgtattCTGCAGCACAGGCGGCGCCGCAAGCTCCTGCGCCGCCACGACAAGTGCCCGTGATCACGCAGCAGCAGGCGCCGCCCCAGAAGAGGCCCGCCGCGCCGGTCGCCgagccgccgtgcgccaccaagAAGATGAAAGGCGCTGTCTCGGCAAAACCAATGGCGCCGCAGAGCAGCGTGACGGCGTCCGCGGCGCCACCCCGGTGTGCCGTGGCGCCATCGCAGCATCATCCACCATTCCAGACCTACCCGACGGACCCGTTCGAGCCACCGGCGCCAGCTGCCTCGGTGACTCAGCCGTCTGTCCCTGCGACGCCAGAGCAAGGCCCTGCTTATGTACCCGATCCGGCTGACATCGGCATGGAAATGGACGAGCTTATGAGTTTCCTGGACAGTACACCAGTCGACGGCATCCTCCCTTCCCAGCTATTTGAATACGACGAGCTCGCCAAAGAACTGGAGGACGCGctacaaggaggaggagaagaggacgGCAATGACAATCCACCGCGGTGTGCGACTCCTcctacgcctcctcctccgcgaccGGCATCTTGGCCCGCcatggcgccaccgccgcctcatcCACCCATTCTGACCTTTCCCAAGGATCCGTTCGAGACcaatgaagaagaagacgagggcgAGGACGATTTTGCGAGCATGCTAAGACGCCATGTGTTCGCTCCTTCCGTCGTCGCGGAAGAGGTGGATGTGACAAGCAGTCGCAGGGGGGCTACCGTGTGCTTCTGAAGGACATGGGCGACGATCAAATTGACCAACAGTGGCTGAAGGTGTATCTGAAAGACTACCACCATCTGATGAAGAGCTGTAAATTGTAGTGAAGATTAGTTGTGAAATTCTTTAAATTGTACAAGAGAACACGAAATTCTTTATGTGACCAAATTCGTCACGTCAAGAGTAATTATGAGTTCGTGTGAACATATAGTGTTCAGCTTGCTTTGTAATTGAATTGTTCCTGTTGTGTTCTAAGAATTATGTTCTGCAACAATTGCATGCGCAGAGTTTGAACTGCAGACAAATTTGTTGTCAGGATCAAAGTTATGCACTTCTCTTGCATTTCGTAAGTTATTGTGCAAAAGTTGCGGATCAGATGAAGATTGGAAGGACTAAGCATGCACTGGATTAGAAGATACACGTACAACACAAAACACATCAAACGGCAACAGTCACAGTAGTTGGTTTCGGAATATGTAGAGTCTCTGATAAATATGATTTCAATCTTTCCCAGACATTTCCAAATGCACTTCCAGTACACTAAACAATCTAGCTAAAGCAGCCTAAAAAACATGGCAAGTGATGCTCTTTCAATCTTGGTTATTTGAGAGCAGCATGTAGTTGCAACGTTGGAGACGGATTTCCTGCAACCTCAACTAGCGTGTAGTCAGATAGATACACAGAACTCTCTTTCCGTAGCAACCCAACCAGCGAGACATCCCAGTTCAAACCTTGGCATAACAGGTTCTCCAGTACAAGCTGAACCGGTGCATCTTCGGCCCAGCTGCAAAACAAAATGCTCAAATTATGAGTAGGACATTGATCATATTTGCTCAGATATCAATGTCATAGTAGATAACTAGATACTAGAAACACAAAGGTAAATAACAGAAATTTGTTATTTGCTTTGGTCATATGATTATCATCAATGGAGTTTGATCATAATTCGTACCTCCAAGTTGAAACAGTGTCATGGACAGAACAGTCAATCGATGTTTTCAGTTTATACTATTAATGTACTACTATTATCATcctctctttaaaaaaaaggaactacTATTGTCATGCCTGACTGCCTGTGCACAACATTACCTCAATTAATCACTTCTTACTACCCAAAGTGAGTAACTTGCTTATAAAAACAAATAAGGTGAAATACGATACACAATAATTTTTTAAGTTGACCCTAATCCATAAGCACCAGTGAAAAGCTTCTATTCCTCCAAAAGAATTAAGTATCGTAGAACATATAGAATAACACCCATTGCATGACTGGCAGTAAACTcctcatttttattttgtaaatttttttctGGTAGCAATGTAAAGTTCCCTATTTTAGAGTTGAGTAAGAGATCCATGCCCATCTGATCAAACTGTTTGTACCCTGATGGCCCTTTCTGCCAGTTGCCTGCATAGAACTAGAAGTGCACCCCGCTCTTGCAGCGCATGTAAGATTGTCAAATAATTGGTGAGCCTTGTCTTCAAAATGGAAGCTTCACCGTCTGATTTCTTCTCTTTGACAGTTGAGGAGGTGATTACTATCTATTTCTGCTTGCTGATTTCATAGTACAGTACAAAGTTGCATATAGTTCACCGTAGGGAGTCAAATCATAACATAAATCTTAGTGACACTTTACAAAATGAAAATGTAAAAAGGTTGGGGCCCAAAATAGCTTCTACTCACCATATCATCCATGCTCCCCAGTAACAAATGTCATAGCCGAATTAAACCCTGTCATACCAATAAGTACATAAGAAATCATGGGGTCTGAGATATGAACAATTTAACTGACTAAACTAAGAACACCATAGCAAGTTATGCATATTAGCATAGTTATAAACATGTAGCGAAAAAGTTAAAGAACAGGAGTACTTGTTTCTTGGTTCTTCACCGGGTGGATCAAGTTTTCTATCTACGCCGTTATCAAAGTATTTAAATCACCACCCGTTAACGCTATATATCTTTTCATTCAGTAATGTActaattttcaacaatttggtGTTCAAAAGCTCAAATAATAACGCAAGCATATTTTTTACATTGAAAAAATGCATTTGGTAAGTATGTATTAAGCTTAGGCCTTAGGCGCTCCTCATACCTCATTAACATCTATCTCCAAGGAGCACGAAGCAACCTAGAATCCTAAGAAATTATCACACTACAGTTATTACCAACCACTATTGGTCAAAAGCTCATGTGCTATCTGTAGGATTTACAGACAGGATGTCAAGAGTAGCCTTTTACTCAACTAGTAGACCTTTAGACTAATAGTTGATGCAAGTTTTAGACTAAAGCATTACTACTGTTTGAATGCTGTGTAACATGAGTTGATCCACAGCTACAGATCCAAATTAACATTAGCATCTTTGAGCCAAATTTGAGGCTTTGAGACAGCAATTTGGAGAGGTGGAACTTTTTGTACTCCTCAAGTCAAGATTCCTCCTGTAGGTTATGATAACCTTAAGCACTTTGAAAAGAAACATGGTTTTTATTGTAGTTTGCTTGAATATATGCATTTGCTCAAAAAATGTCCTCTAGCAAAGGTTTTCTCTTGAATTATGCAGATCGTCTGCCATTGTTAAACTACATATGATTGCAAAGCAATTGAATTATAATAATGGTTGAGGACTGTATGGATACGTTTTGTCATGAAAGTTTGACCTACTGGTCATATCTTTTACAAAACTTATATAATGCACAGCACATGACACATTTCTTGACCTGTAACACTTACATTGTGAGACGAAGAGTGGATTGCAGACTCAAGACCAACAATTGGCTCATATCCTGCAAGTAATCAACAACTATAAACATAAACCATGGCTGAATAAAGATACGATAAAGAATATAAGCACCAGCTATAAACATCTACTTCTTCAATGTGATTATACATACCAAGTAGAAATTTTAACTTGTGATTGAACTTGTCATAATTCTCACTAAAGAACAATGACCAGGCCAAGGAGGGCATGTCCTCGTCTTCTAATAGCAGGTATTGAATTCATTCTGACTTTTCCTGTGACAGGCTGTGGATGGAGTTCAATCCAGCACTCAGAGGAAAGGTTGGGACAAAGATTCAATTTGCTCATCATAATAAATGGATTAGATTCATCTAGGCACTGATTTCCTCATTTAGCAATACCTGGACATGAGAATACATTCAAACAGAGTTTTAAGTGACAGCAGTGAGTTTGCTTTTACTATCACTGTAACGGAATCAAGATGGACACGCTGATTCAATTGAAGAAACCAAGAAGAACATAAATACATTATAGAAGTCATGCAGAATTGATGTTTTAATTTCAGGAGATATACTGAACTTTAGTTGAGAGAGCTGTCTATGCTGCTTAATGAATAAAATCTTCCAATTGAAAGTACAGCAATATATTGAGGTAACTCACGCTGAAGTGTGCTTCTGAATTTTTTTCGCAAATACAACTACATGAAAAATTGCTATAGGAGGGAGATAACATTCTCAGAATTTCATATCATAAAGGGCTATCACTTTCCAAATAAGGGCATGGCAACAGTGCTAGAGTGGAGTGGAACGATTGATTGACTGGTACAAAGTTTAATCAGCTTGAGCAGGATGCAAATTTGAGTAGCACTACAGTACAACACAGTACATACCTGGAATTGCAGTGGAATATAATGGCACTCATGAGTCCCAGTACAGGCCATGATACATCAGCTCGAGCCTGGAGTGCTCTGATTTGGGTCCTCACAGTTCTGCTCATTCCATCTGATAAAATCGATGGCTGGAATATCTTTGCATAAAATGCAAAGAACTTCTCTGTTTATCTAGCCTGGAAGAAAATCATAAATCATGGATCTGCTACAAAAATCAACAATTGATCTCAGTGGGCTGTCCCCCTTTTGTAACTCTGCTTTTGTTTGTATCAGTCATAGCTAAGTTGGCAAATTCTTGAGTATATCTACGCACCACTCACAGATATGATGTATGCACACAAGTATATGGTCCCTTCTGATATGAACTCTCttcctttttatatatattctttctaGGGTACTCTCTTCCTATTTATGCTATACTTGTTCCTTGATGCATATTTTAGTCAGAGGAATAATATTTTGTTAATGAGTATTTACAGGGGTTAAAATAGTTTGAACAGTATGAAAGCACTATAATGGGAATAACTGGTCGTACATCAAGACATCACTAACAAGATTTAATGTGGAAATAGCATCTGTTTCAGTAGTCATAAACCTACGCTCCTCTTTAACACTAATCTGAACTCTAGAACAAATAGCATCTATCTCAAAGACAAGGATTCTATGAAAGATTAGAGTCTAAATTTCACACTTGGACACTTGGTGGTCGCTCTATGTAAACCGTCATTTATTCTACAGCAATGTCCGCAAGCACTGAACGGGAAGGAGCAAGTAAAGCTGGATATAGTGGTGGAGGTGATGAAGACATGAGCTAAAGGTTTGATGGGGGCACTTTAATCTGGGGTTTGATAGTCTAATCGTCTGTGCTAGCTATTTCCAGGACTCTGTTCAGGGTAGTGTGTGCCTGTTCTACTGCTGACAGATTTAGTAATGTGATGGTAGTTGGTTCTGCTGCTCTTTTAGCATGCCTCATAACCCCAATATAAACCTTTCACACTTTGTTCTAAATTTTGAATAGTTGAGCTTAGGCTTTTAATCCAAAAAAAGGAAGAATTCACATTTCACAATCATCAACCAGTGTTTCTAAGCCACTTAAATAGATAACAATGTTCATGATGAGTACAGTTCCCAATCAGTACAGCAATGTTCGCGATCAGTATGCTTTTAATCCAAAAAAGCAGAAAATTTCCAAGGCACTAAAATTGATACACTAGACCATCAAACCTTAGTTGGTGAAGATGCCGAAACTATATTTCCgtctttaaaataaaaaaactgaagGTGAGTGCGGCTCTAACGCTTGTCAATTCCTCTCATAATGAATCACCTGGAAACACAGAGAGTGAGAGAAATGGAGATTTTGCGCGCACAAGGAGAGGGCGAAGACGAATGCCGGGACGGGGAAAGAGATTGGGTTGTTACCGTGGAGGATCTTCCGGTGCATGATGAGCCCCTTCCACTCTATTCCTCCCCATTAGATCCCTCATCTCTTTACCATCCCAGCCTCGGGCAGAGATTGCAGGCAGCGCCGCGGCAACCAGCAGGTCGAGGCGGCAAGGTGCATGGAGGGCGTCTCCGGTGGCTCGTCGGCAGCGGAGCTATTGAACTCGGCGTTCTGATCCTGCTCGTTGCTCCGGGGCCGTGGCGCTTTGGTGGGTGGGGCGCGCGTATGGCGGCCGCGGCTGGTAGCGAGACCGAGGCACGGAGCCACGGAGGTGGGGAGTGTGGGAGAGACGGCGTCAGCGTGGGCGTGGGCGGGCCGTCATGGGCTGTGGGCCGAGAAGCTGATGAACAGTCTTTTACGGCTGAAGGGGAAATGGAAAGTTGGGTTATGGAACTGGCTCTTCCCACTTTTTTTTATCGCTATTTTTtccatctttttcctttttttcgtttttttctttttttttcgcttcCCCTCCCATCGCgcgttttttcctttttttcttttttcccattttttttaatcgatAGCACACGGGTTTTCAAAAAAAGTTGACTcgaaatttttcaaatcttaactaGAAAGTTTTTCAATTTGAAGGAAGTTCCAAATCTCGACTCTCGAgtggaaagttttcaaatatcaagttgaaaattttcaaatcttgacttgaaagttttcaatctctagttcaaagttttcaaatatgagttgaaagttttcaaatcccgagttgatttttttctttttgtgtttttttaatcgaTAGCACACgcattttcaaaaatatttgagtcgaaagttttcaaaacttaacttgaaagtttttcaatttGAAGGAagtttcaaatctcgagttgaaagttttcaaatctagatttgaaagttttcaatctcgggttgaaagtttttaaatctgagttgaaaattttcaaatctgagttgaaagttttcaaatcctgAGTCgaaatttcttttttctttttgtgcttttttttatttttttaatcgatAGCACAcgtattttcaaaaaaatttgagtCGAAAGTTCTCAAATcttaacttgaaagtttttcaatttGAAGGAAGTTTCAAATCTCGAgtggaaagttttcaaatctcgagttgaaaattttcaaatctagatttgaaagttttcaatctcgagttgaaagttttcaaaatctcaagttgaaagttttgaaatatgagttgaaaatgttttcaaatctggacttgaaagttttcaaaatctcaagttgaaagttttcaaatcccgagtagaaagtttttaaatctcgagttgaaattttttaaatctgagttgaaagttttcaaaatttgtcttaGACATTCAAATTTagagttcaaaattttcaaagtttgagttgaaagttttcaaaatttgacttcaaagtttaaatcttaagtcgaaagttttcaaatctaatttaaagttttcaatctattagaaaaaagatcttccaaaaaaaatcttatcttaattaCCATCATTATCTGATACTAATTCAATTAGTTAGGAGTCTAAAACTAATTAAGTTAGTTAGGCTCTGGCTCTGCTCCTAGAAACCTGCGCCGCCAACGCGCGCGCGATAGGTAGCTTTAAGTTAGGGATGTCTGTGAGAAGCGGCGGCCCGACAACAATGAGCACGTCGGCGCCATGGTGAAACGAGCGGACAGTGATGATGATACCGAAGATACGTGGTCAGTGGACTAGTCTAGGTGATGAGAGAAAAGTGAGGTGAGTCATTACTGATTAGGAGACGAGGCCAGTGATAGCCTTTGTGGCGGCTTCTTGTTGCTAAAGATGTGAAAGATGGTGGAGCGGGcgagataagagagagaggggaaggtaTAGGCCTTTCATGATGCCTTGAGGATGCCGACAAGGCTATGTGGCATCGTGGTGGGATGGTGGCGGACTAGTAGGGGAGGAGATAAGGGGATTGGGTGGAGGAGATGGCAGTGGCGgatcgaggaaaaaaaatcgtagATAGGACGCAAGCGATCAAGCAATACCTTCACTTCAAACTAATTTTGAACAAATCCTGCTCAACATAGTACAACTTTAGCTATCCAATAAAATTGGAGTGAAAAATCTCTTTAACCAACATTTATTCAGTACAAATCAAAACAACGAGGAGTAATAGTAAAAAAGAAATCATTTCATTTCTTCGCCCACCCAAACAAATTAGCACCACAAATCAATCACAGTATGCTAGTTCCAAACTAATTTGTTTTTGAATCTGGCCCTTGTCGTTGCTTTCATTTTTGCTCGCCAACCGCACTACCACCGCTCCCGCACGACTGCTGCCCACTGAGCTGCACAACCACCCCGCCGACTACATCTTCCTCCGCCTAGCTGAGCGCGCAAGAGCCCCAAGCACAGATCGAGCACGAGTAGAGTAGCCATCAGCCCTATAGCTCATGTGTCATGGGGAATAAGTTATGGGTGAAAATGAGAAATGGGTTGTGGACCAAGCGTCAATTCATGGGACCGCGCGAGGGCGAAACGGGTGACCTCGCAAGTCGCAACGCCTGTCTATGCACTCATTTGGTGGCCGCTCTAGGTAAGCATTCCTGGGAAATCGAAGGTTAGgttagagcaaggtcaatagtacaTAGCCAGCTATTAGCTTCAATTATTGCCATATCATTTTATAGTTAATAGTAAGATCATCTTATACAATAGGATGGCTATTATGTTAACTACAACTcggggcatccacaatgtgctCCCAAACCAGGTAATAGGCAATATTTTAATCTTCATACCAGGTGGTAAGCATTGTGGAACCAGTAAATAGCTACTACCAAGCAAGAGCACTACAACCTAGTAGTAAGgattaaaaaaacattgatTCTTTTGGCATGTATTGATCCTCATCCCTCTCCCTTCATGCTATTGGCTTGGGACCCACCTTATTACTAGTTATACATTGTAGAACTTTTAACAACAAATACCTACTTTTACAATGTCCCACCTTATTTACTAGTTGATAAATATACACTGGTGATGTCCTTAATCAAATAACTAATTCTGCAAACAAGTACGATAAACTGTGAGCAATATCTTTGTGGTCTGTCGATCCGTCATGGAGTCTGTCAACCCAGAAAAGAAAAGCCTTTGGTTTCTACTTGCTAGCTCATCTTTCTTCTCCCAATTTTTTCCCAACTTCTTAGGCCAAATCAGCCACCCTGAATTGGCTTAAAATCAACAACTAGCAAATAGTGACGGGTAGTTTATCCTTTTATCCATCTCAATTCACACGGAAGCAAGAAattaagggaaaaaaagaaaagaaagatgaCTTTTGCAGGTAGACGATGATTGATTCACAGCGGAGCAAAGTATCATAGTCGCTTTTGCAGCTCCATGCCTCCATCCATGCATCCGATTCATTTGATTCCGGTGGGGAGGGCGTTGATCCCTGTGGCAAGAACTCGATTTCAAGGTCTGAGGAGCTCGATTCGAGACTAGAGGAGATTGATCTAGtcaaaagggcattggttcgCCGGACTAGCTCGATCCGCCTAGGCTCGGACTCACCTGGGGGAGCTGTCTCGGAGGTGGAATCCTTGCCGACGCTGGTCACCATGCCGGCAAACAAACTAaaggcgccggcgagcggcgaagATCTCTCACCGGATGCAACGGATTGGAACATGAAAAGCAAACCTTATGTGGAAACGCAACAAAAGATCTAATGGGGTAGTTGGAGGGcccacaaatatattttttatcgtCACCACACGTGGGTACACGTGCTATTCTCTCCCTTCGATTCTCTTTCCTCCACCTAAGAATATGCTGATGTGTAATGTTTTGCAGCCTGCTAAATCagcttattgtacctgctcttacttGCAATGATAGGTAGCTATGGCATGTGCCCCAACAAGCCATATTGGTAGATCCACCATGGGAGGTGGTGGAGAAGTGGTGGTGCCAAGAGTTTAGAGTTAGACGAATCTCAAGGCAATCTAATATCCTaaattcatatgatttttttgggaTGTTTTCTATCGTATgtcaaaaccaaaaaaaactttcaGATAATTTCTGACCAAGCTATGTATGAATTTTAAGAATTAATTATGTTGGTTTGGACGATATCAGGTCAGATTACAACCGAATTTGCATTTTCCCTCTATCTTCAATAGCTGGTAATTTTagccaaattattattttttgaaatacTCCCTCTTTGAACTGACCAATGTTGTACTTAAATAAATGAAATAGTAAAATGCactagcggtccttaaacttgtcatgaGGTTTCACATAGGttcacgaacttgcaaagcacACATCGTgatctctaaacttggtttattgtatcatcccggttcAAAGGGTCGTTTGACTGTGGTCTTGCCTACATGGCACCCCacgtggatgatgatatggtgTTTTTTCTCATTTcccctcttctttttcctcctattcttttatcttcttcctccactagAGCCACCTCGAGCTCCCTCGCATCGAAGAGGccgaagaagagagaaatgaaagaggaagaaagaaataataataataataatgtgccATGCCGTCGTCGACATGTCATGCCATGTAGGCAAGACCATGTCAAATGAgactttggaccgggatgatacaataaaccaagtttagggatctcgatacacactttgcaagttcgtggacctaaatGAAATCTGCttataagtttaaggaccgccagtgcaatttactctaaatgaAAGGTCAGAGTATATGTCACCACCACacttttattagaattttaGTTTTGCTCTAATCTCCCATAGctaagaatggagggagtaatatgcaGTGGTTTTTTTATCTTGTCACGGGTACAACACGGAAGCTAcctagaggaggaggatgatgagTACTAACTACCCTATTCGGCCATTCCCTTCATCCGAACATAGGCTACGTTCATATTCATAACCAAATTAATCCAGCTGGGTTACGCTGGAAGTATCAAATTAATCCAAGTTGCTTTTGATTTTGATGCATGCAACTATATATGCAAGTTGTGCTAGCTTGACTCACAATTCGCACAAGTCAAAGTCAATCGTCTCTAGAcgaggggtgtgtttagttcctgaaaaaagttgaaagtttgaagaaagttgagagtttggaaaaaaagttagaagtttatgtgtgtaggaaagtttttgatatgatatgatgtgatggaaagttgggaatagggGGAGACTAAACACGGCCGAGGTAAAGCGCGAGTCTTCGCATGCCCAGTCTTCACGATATACGTATGTAACTATCGTCTATACTATACTTGCCGGTTGCTCGATGCAACGACATCACCATCAAGATAGGCAAGAGGGTGAGAGATTTATCTGTCTCGCTACCACGCTGTTACGCCGCTGCTGTTCGCCTGCCGATGGAGAAGAACAGCCGTCAGGGGTATGGGGCTGCAGGGCAAGGTTTTGCTACGAGGGGTTTTCATCCAGGTTTTGACACCGGTTCCCAGCAAGATGGGAGAGGTCGTGGCCGTGGAAGAGGCAGGTTTGGTCACGGTGGCCGCCATGACTTCGCCCAAGGTGTAAGATGGTATGGGATTCCTGGAGGTGGTTATGGCAATGGGTTCGGTTTGAATGCTGGACCGAATACTGGCTTTGCTGGTGGATATcacggtggttttggtttaAACCCTAATCTAGGGTTGCAGCCGTCGTTTGGGACTGCTGGCCAGCCTGGAGGGAGTGCGG is part of the Oryza glaberrima chromosome 12, OglaRS2, whole genome shotgun sequence genome and harbors:
- the LOC127756275 gene encoding LOW QUALITY PROTEIN: NAC domain-containing protein 26-like (The sequence of the model RefSeq protein was modified relative to this genomic sequence to represent the inferred CDS: deleted 2 bases in 1 codon; substituted 1 base at 1 genomic stop codon), producing the protein MQQKNKILLDKIQKQKDWESNFKKSTNRKSNPFPSLASSSRALHPSPSPIDMASLDLLLKLGFRFNPSQEEVITYYLPRLIAGHPPKDTEGYIHRADVYGADEPRDLAGKYAPVARSPNGDRFFFTGCKRVKGKFSRSAGGGTWVSQSSKDLKNREGIKIGEVKNFRFKKGGNNTDWLMEEYHLCGKEAGGVVEPVVCRIYVSPRAAPDSVAHQESAALPPPQELVPPPQELAPPPYSAAQAAPQAPAPPRQVPVITQQQAPPQKRPAAPVAEPPCATKKMKGAVSAKPMAPQSSVTASAAPPRCAVAPSQHHPPFQTYPTDPFEPPAPAASVTQPSVPATPEQGPAYVPDPADIGMEMDELMSFLDSTPVDGILPSQLFEYDELAKELEDALQGGGRGRQXQSTAVCDSSYASSSATGILARHGATAASSTHSDLSQGSVRDQ